The proteins below are encoded in one region of Tsuneonella sp. CC-YZS046:
- a CDS encoding DUF7064 domain-containing protein, giving the protein MIRAEDVGYHTPDNLEYDWAETNFFSFYIPEANLTGWIYLIARPGVGCIVCDIEVMDRIGRITLETCYFDFQQHLPLPEKLEDFTLPNGLSLKTENEPRDYVLDYQGTDDTFFKLKFRGLMEPFDIHDPSMDPLASTDPAKSGYGSAYANHFDMTVHAIGKVRIRGKDYDVDCVTTMDHSWGPRNERGMNPMGWINGNFGTDFAFQTIWKLDQFKQGWDQFELAHGYVLIDGKVNGLTKGRIQAARQGPFPAGYETVLTDLDGREYIFTGTTVNQTPWACYSNIMAINSTVKWFHDGRPGYGLAQENWPMDRLTGKGLA; this is encoded by the coding sequence ATGATAAGAGCAGAGGATGTCGGCTATCATACTCCTGATAATCTCGAGTATGACTGGGCTGAAACGAACTTTTTTTCCTTCTACATTCCCGAAGCGAACCTCACAGGCTGGATCTATCTCATTGCCCGCCCCGGTGTTGGCTGCATCGTCTGCGATATCGAAGTGATGGACCGGATCGGCCGAATCACTCTGGAAACTTGCTATTTCGATTTCCAGCAGCATCTCCCCCTTCCCGAGAAGCTGGAAGATTTCACTCTTCCCAATGGCCTATCCCTAAAGACCGAAAATGAGCCGCGGGACTATGTTCTTGACTATCAGGGAACCGACGACACCTTCTTCAAGTTGAAGTTCCGCGGCCTGATGGAACCGTTCGACATCCACGATCCCAGCATGGATCCGTTGGCTTCTACAGATCCGGCCAAGAGTGGGTACGGCTCCGCCTATGCGAACCATTTCGACATGACCGTGCATGCCATCGGCAAGGTGCGCATCCGCGGCAAAGACTACGATGTCGATTGCGTGACGACGATGGATCATAGCTGGGGCCCCCGCAACGAACGCGGCATGAATCCCATGGGATGGATCAACGGCAATTTCGGCACCGACTTCGCATTTCAGACGATCTGGAAGCTCGATCAGTTCAAGCAAGGCTGGGACCAGTTCGAACTGGCCCATGGCTATGTCCTGATCGACGGCAAGGTTAACGGGCTGACCAAGGGCCGCATACAGGCCGCGCGACAGGGTCCGTTCCCTGCAGGCTATGAAACCGTGCTGACCGATCTTGATGGTCGCGAATACATCTTTACCGGCACCACCGTGAACCAGACTCCCTGGGCCTGTTACAGCAATATCATGGCCATCAATTCGACCGTGAAATGGTTCCATGACGGCAGACCGGGCTATGGGCTTGCTCAGGAGAACTGGCCGATGGACCGCCTCACTGGGAAAGGTCTTGCTTGA